In Cervus canadensis isolate Bull #8, Minnesota chromosome 7, ASM1932006v1, whole genome shotgun sequence, the DNA window caggcaagaatactggagtgggtagccattcccttctccaggagatcttcccaacccaaggatagaacctgggtctcctgcattgcaggtagattctttaccgattgagccacCAGTAAAGCCATTTACATTTACACTAAGGGAGCGAAGAGTAAACTGTGAAGAGTTATGGAAGGAGTAATCCAGAAGGAGGGATTAAGAAATGCAAGATCCTTAAGTGGGAGTTGCCAGGTGTTCTTCAGACCAACAAAGCAGTCAGTGTGAATTATGGTTATAGCTTTATAGttctgggtttgtttgtttgttttggttttaatgGATAAAAGTTTGTGTGTTTGGGTTAAGATTATAGGTTAGGTTTTATGGTATAGTTTAGGGGTTAGATTTTTGGGATTAATGACTAGGTTTTAGGGATCATGTGTTAGGTTGTAGGGAAAAGATGTTAAGGATTAGGTGGTCGGTTAACGGGTTACGGCAGGGGTCAAGGTATAGGTGCAGGTTAGGATTTAGAATGGGTTAGTGTTGTTgtttcaatcactaagtcatgttcacctttttgcaaccctgtggactgacgttgttgatatttcttctggaaatcttgattccagcttgtgattcatccaatccagcatttcacaagatgtgtgctgcctgtaagttaaataagctggatgacagtatacagccttgacgaactcctttcccaatttgtaacagcctgttgttccacatcctgttctgttgcttcctgacctgcatacaagtttctcaggagacaggaaaggtggtctggtattcccatctctttaagaattttccacagtttgttgtgatccacatggtcaaaggctttctcATAGTCACTGAaacagaagtaggtatttttctggaatactcttggtttttctatgatccaacagatgttggaaatttgatctctggctcctctgccgtTCCTAAaatcagcttgtacatctggaatttctcagttcatgtactgctgaagcctagcttgaagggttttgagcataaccttactagcatgtgaaatgagcacaattgtatgatagtttgaacattcacatggcttccctgatggctcagacagtaaagaatccacctgcaatgcaggagacctgagtttgatccctggatagggaagatctcctggagaagggcatggctacccactccagtattcttgcctgtagaatttcatggacagaaaagtctggcaaggtacagtccatggagttgcaatgagtaggacacagctgaaagactaacactttcactttgaacattctctggcattgcccttctttgggattggaaagaaaactgacctttttctttcctgtggcctctactgaattttccaaacttgctgacatattaaatgcagcactttaaagcatcatcttttaggattttaggaTCCACCATAGTGACAGCATTTTATCTTGCTCGGCTCTTTGAAAACTCCATCTTCAAATACAGCCACATCCTGGGATCCTGGGGGCTAGAGGTTCAGCATGTAAATTTTGGgagacacaaatgaacctatacTGTCCTGCTTAGGAATGAGCGAACACATGCCTCGGTCCCTCCTTCCCTCAAGTCCCATGGGGGTGATGTAATGGCTGAGGGAGAGGCCACTCTTGCAGTGTTTGTGTCCCAGCTGGCAAACCCTTCTCTGCTCTCTTTGATCAGGCAGCAGCAGTCCCAGCCCCATTCTGGGGTTTTGTGCTGCGTCCTGCTGAGGTGCTCAGTGTTCGGGAACCCAGGAGCCAACGGCCTCACGAGGACAGGGCAAGACACCCCAACCAAAGGGAGAAAACCTATGGGGCATTACAGGTGGGAGAGAGTCACGGTCTGGTTTACGCTTCAGAAAGACCACATTGAGATGGGGTGTGAGATGCACCAGAGGGGCAGGGAGTTTAGAAGGTCCTGATGGAGGGGTCAGGCTTGGGCCAGGGCTGTGGCTGTAGAGGGGAATTTACTGGCCAAAGGCTCTGGGGGAGGAGCAGACAGTCACTGGAGCACAGGGAAGTGGGAGGCCCTGGGTGTCTGGGCTCAGCTGCCAGGGAAGGTGGGGCTTCCTCTGGGTGTGGgtgttgcagtgaaaaggaacaaaaagaggaatgagtttttttttctttcctttttctgagaacaaagaagatacagagaacagtgagcaggcctgaacattcctagtatttttgctttggtgttgttcagtcactcagtcgtgtctgactgtttgcgaccacacggactgcagcactccagatttccctgttcttcactatctaccagagtttgctcaaactcatgtccattgagtcagtgaggcaaTCCTGACTTGGGCCAGATGTGTGTATTTTCTGACCAATCAGTTTAAATGTTGCAACATCCAATTCGTCATTTTTATGGCTTTCTTGGATCCTCTAGTTTCTCAGTTTTTCCAGACATTGCAACACCATCCCTCAACCATTTCTTAAGACCTCAGACCATTATTTAGGGGTTGGATGTACATTTATGAGCTAATTGTCTACCTGGAGTTTTTCTCCTTGATAAACTGAGCAGCAGGTAATGATTGTCGTGTCCTGGGTCTGAATGTTTTATGACCCTCCAGACCAGGGAGGCATTCCTCTGAATATCTGGAAACTGGAACAAATGCAGCTTTAGGCTAGTGGAGCCAAAAACGTTTATGTGAGAGATTGaaaattgaaattagaaaaagaaccaaGGCTCTGACTTCTACACTGACTGCCTAACAATTTCTACCTCACTGGGACAGCTTATGGGTAAGTTGGACCCTCACAGTCCTTTATCTGCCTAAGGGGAGAATGTCTTAAAAGCTGCATGTGGCAGATCATGGAGGGTTTGTAGCAGGTGTGGGTGGAAAGATGGCCCTGTTCCTATGTCAGCAGGGCCTTCCCAGTGTAAAGATCTGTGTGGTTCCCCAGGCCAGTCAACTCCCGACATCATCCTCCCAGGAAGCTGAGATCCAGGACTACAAGGACAGAGGCCTTCCCCCTTGTTCATCTGTAACTTCCCGctcccacagtgaggaacctggTACCCACCATTTGCCATTTATCCATTTATCGCTCCTTTCCAGATGACATGTGTAGAGGTTTCAGCACTGCTAGCTACTGTACCTTGGGAAGAGCTCCACAAAATAAAGCCCATAGTTTATGTGTGATCCATTTTGCCTTTAGTCTACAGAGTCTGTTTGTTGCAGGGAGAAAGCCAATTCTGACTAcatgttggaaactgtttctttcatttattctttgttgtttttgtttttataatcatACTTAATAGTATGGACACTGCCCTTCTACTTGACTGTAAACTTGACTGTTTTTCCAAAAGCACCTTTGTTCAGCTCATAGAGAGATAATTCATCCCTTcttactcagcagtggccacagaactggaaaaggtgagttttcttttcaatcccaaagaaagaaatgggcaaagaatgttcaaactatcacacagttgcACTGACTTCACAAGTTAGCAAAGTAAGGCTctaaattcttcaagctaggtttcaacagtacatgaactgagaacttccagatgttcaagctggatttagaaaaggcagaggaaccaaagatcaaatcgccaacttccactgaatcatagaaaaagcaagagacctccagaaaaacatctgcttcattgaccacgcTAAAGTTgctaactgtgtggatcacaacaaactgtggaaaattcttaaagagatgggaataccagaccaccttacctgcctcctgagaaacctatatgcaggtcaagaagcaacagttagaaccagacatggaacaacagactggctccaaattgagaaaggagtatatcgaggctgtatattgtcaccctgcttatgtaactcaatatgcagagaacatcatgcaaaatgccaggctggatgaagcacaaagtgaaatcaagactgctgggagaaatgtcaataacctcagatatgcagatgacacctgttaggaaaaacgccgcgggaggaaaaaagccgcctctaaggaccggtggtaaaggccttttattaagcgtcgctctcgggcagaactcccgggggctggtgagtgaggagacaaagggagtctgcaaggtatgaggggtggggaggggtttatATAGTCCGGGCAGGCATCCatgccaggtcttttcatataaggaggaaagcgcgggctacagcggtggtcagtgtccgagggctctgtgttggtacctgattggaccaggctgcagggggccagcccctggaagtttagccagcctccggaatttgccttgcagcactttcccggggccatgccccgacctttcatccGGCCTTTTTGTTATAGGACAAGGGGCGCCGGTTCTCTCTGGCTATTTCCTGCTGAACGGGGGCGACGAGGGGTAGGGCCCAGCTGGGACGAAAGGTCAGCTTATGCAGGATTGTGAAGTAGGTCTATGTCTTTTTGATTGAGTCGAGTATAAGCTGTTAGGAGCATGGCCCGTCCGGTCGCAGCCTGCGCTATTTCTTGGACCCAGCGAAGAATAAGTTGGACGAGGCAGGGGCCTGTGGTGAGGCCCAGAACCAGCAGGAGTATAGGGCCTAGAAAGGGCAAGAGGTATGGGAGTAAACCATTGAGTCCGGTCCAGAGGTGGCTTTCTTGGAGCTGTCTGCGCCTTTGTTCCAGGCCTGACGGTTGGGGCCAATAGGGGATGTGGAGATGCCAGTCGATGTCCAGGGCCGTAGCCACCTGCTGGGAGATCTgtgagagtatatatatatatatatattttttttttttttaagagaggagTAGGGCAGGAGGGGATGACCAGAAAGGAGTGGGTAAATAGGCAGGAATCTAATTGACAGGGTGGTGGTTGGGTTTGGAGCGGACATGAGGGTTGGCCGTCAATGCCCATAACCGAAACCTGGGAAGGACGTAAAGTGTCCCTGAAAGAGGGAAGGACCGAATAGGTAGCCCCCGCATTAACCAGACTTTAACCATTACCTGGAGCGTTACCCTGGGCTTGGCTTGGGTTATCGGGGTTTCCGAGTCTGGGCGATGTCAGCCATCGTCAAAGCTCAGCAGCTCAAAGgcgggaggagggcaggaggtctcCCTGGGGCGCTCTGGTCTCCGGCCTCTAGAGGTCGGGGCCCGAGAGGCCTGGGGACAGTCACTAGCCCAGTGTCCTCGCTGTTTGCACAACGGGCACGGCTTGGAAGGAGGCCGCGGATTGGGGCACATCTTGGCCCAGTGTCCTTCTTGGCCGCACTTGAAGCAGGCCCCCGGAGGGGGGTCTTGGGACCCCGAGCCCGCCGCCAGCCGCAGGGCCGCTATTAAGGCCTGGGTTTGTTGGTTTAGGAGGCTTGCCTGAAATTCGGCCTCTTGCTTGAGCCTTGCCTTTTGGCTGGCCTCAGCAGTTTCTTCACGGGCGTTATAAACTTTAAAGGCCATTTTTACCAGGTCTCGAATAGGGGTCTGAGGGCCGTCCTCGGCCTTGGCCAGCTTTTTTCGGATGTCAGGTGCGGATTGGGAGATAAAATGATTGGCCAAGGTAGCTGCCCCAATGGGGGACTCAGGGGACAGTCTGGTGTATTGAACAAGGGCCTCAGTCAGCCGATTAAGAAACATGGCTGGGTTTTCATCGGGCCCCTGAGTCACCTCATCTAGTTTGAGGAGGTTTACCACTTTATGAGAGGACGTTTCCATCCCATCAAGGAGACACTCTATCATATAGCGTACCCGCAGCTGGCCGCCACCCCCTTCCTGGTAGTTCCAATCAGGGTCGGTGTCAGGAACTGCCTGAGCTCCCGGGGGGCGCTCAGGGGAGGGGTTGGCACTATGCCGCTGGTCGGCCTTAGCCCTGGCTGCCGTCCAAATGGCCTGCCTCTCTTCGGGGGTGGTGGTAGACCCCAGGATGACATATATGTCCAGCCATGTTAAGGCGTAGGCGCGGGTCAGACCAGTAAACTGCTTAATGTACTGAGTGGGGTTGGAGGAAAAGGATCCCAGCTTGGCCTCAATCTGTGCTAAGtcctggagagagaaggggacgtGGACCTGGGCTAGACCCTCAGCTCCGGCTACTTGTCGCAGAGGGAgtagcggggctgggggagggggcggggaggccccTGGAGGGTTGCTATGGGAGCAAGTGTGGGAGCTAACCAGAGACGAGAAGGGAGTGacggggggaaggggaggatacAAGATAGGGTTAATGGCCGGAGAATCTGGGGCCGGCGGTGAAGCCTCAGGGGCGGGAACAGGAGCAAAAGAGGCCAGAGTAGGGTTAGAGGGGGAGGGGTTAGGAGGGGCcggagaggagggggaagaggtAGGAGGGGCCGGAGTGGAAGGGGAGGGAGTAGGAaccagagaggaaggggagggggccgTGGGAGAGGCGTAGGGAGGGGGGGCCACCAGATCTTCTGggggaacagagaaagcagaggactcAGAGGCGGGAGGGGTTGGCTTAGCTCGGGAGGGTGGAGTCGGGGGGGCCATGATGAGTAGGATTTGGCTAGGAGCACACTTAGTGCACAGGATGGGGCGAGAGCGTAACACCCAAAAGGCCTGAACATAGGGGACCTCAGACCATTTTCCCGTTCTCCGGCAGTAATTATCTAAATCACGGAGGACGTCAAAGTCTAGTGTCCCTGTGGCCGGCCATTGTGAGCCATTATCTAGGGAATactgaggccaggcctgtgaGCACAGAAAAGTGAGCTGCTTGGGGCGGATATCTCTCTTTAGCCTTAGAGTCTGCAGGTTAGCTAGCAGGCACTCTAAGGGGGTGGAGTATTGGGGATCGGGTTTGGAGGCTGTCAATCCCATGGCGACCGCGGGGCGTGGAGGCAACCCCCGCTGTCCGAACGTCTTCGGACAAGTCAAGGGGAGCCGGAGGTCCGTGTAGTCGCGGGGAACGTCTTCCTCACGACCGCAGGGACCCGGAAAGGCCGAAGCCAGAGGTCTACTCAGCCGCTGGGGACGTCTCCCCACCAGCTGGTGACCGGGAAGGCCGGAGCCGGAGGCCGAAGCCGGAGGTCTACTCAGCCCCTGGGGACGTCTCCCCACCAGCTGGTGACCGGGAGGGCCCAGTAAGTGCGCACTGGTTACGGAGCCCTAGGAGGTGATCGCCAGGGAGGGCAGGCCCCAAAGCCGAAGGGACTTACTCCGTATCCTGCCGTCCGGGGGGTTGGTCAGCCGCCTGGGTCCGAGGCTTCCGCGGCGGTGGAGCTCGAGGGGACCTCAACGGCAAGTGCCGGGGGCCCTCACCTCGGGCCTCACGTTGGGGCGCCAGATGTTAGGAAAAACGCCACGGGAGGAAAAAAGCCACCTCTAAGGActggtggtaaaggccttttattaagcgtcgctctcgggcagaactcccgggggctggtgagtgaggagacaaagggagtctgcaaggtatgaggggtggggaggggtttatATAGTCCGGGCAGGCATCCatgccaggtcttttcatataaggaagaaagcgcgggctacagcggtggtcattgtccgagggctctgtgttggtacctgattggaccaggctgcagggggccagcccctggaagtttagccagcctccggaatttgccttgcagcactttcccggggccatgccccgacctttcaacaccaaccttatggcagaaagtgaagaggaactaaagagcgtcttgatgaaggtgaaagaggagagtgaaaaaaatggtcTAAAGCtcagcactcaaaaaactaagatcatggcatccggtcccatcactttgttaggggaagcacactgattgaaaccgcccatcctggccaggcaccatagtaaccatttgcatgagttgttttatggcaggagatcctgataaggaatacggaactaataggccaccaccagccggaagagttcgggaaagatcgagaggagacactacctgtccgtccacttcccagaatccctcttgctagcatccatcttggctgagcgatgcgtgcgccaccaggaaagactgtgaattagaatgattggccaaagaccacccggaaactaatcccatcaccataaaacccaagactgtgagccatgaggcagagcagttctcctgggttcccttacctactgctctccacccgggtgccctttcccaataaaatctcttgctttgtcagcatgtgtctcctcggacaattcatttccgagtgttagacaagagcccagtttcgggccctggaaggggtcccccttcctgcaacaaatggcgacCACGAAGGGACATCTTCttcgctgagactgacatcctgaccactcggggtactcaggggccagcttgcctgccaatggaccagacccagcggccgcaactgggacccttttgtccctggtctcctcctgatgcggacaactggccagagtgccccgaccggtaaggaacaagagactttattgacctccctccccttccctctctctttcctctccttagcccttcctatccttcccatttttctagtcccccggtcctggatgcaggaatctggtcgaagggcctcagcttgagctgaggattggagactgatcacctcctcttggcagagagctcgaattttctggtctggtttctggtagggccgagttccagtcctcccttttctggaagcccagggaaaagtcccgtaacgcctgggtgtctgcaggtggcaggagacgtctgtaaggccaccccttttgccccctttcccgcctcctcccccttctttcaacctggcttcctttcctccttttgaaatctttgaagacatctgaagttttgtgtctctatcaaaggttttctgagagactgtattcttgtatttaagagagtgtctgatgaggactgccaggtttatatgtgtgtgttttaactctgttctgtgttgtgatttgtgacggccattttgctttgtctggccaccatttagacctgccgccgttttgttagaacttgattttctttctctgtgccttgagatcagggctctcaggaacacttatctagaccatctctaactcctgagactgagaaaaaaaggaaaaaagcctttaaaaatgttatttatttcagctttttttttataaactagtaaattttatattgtaatatctaattcatgaccaaacttagaaaatgaagctagatcttgcagtgtgtctgtctaaatatgtcttggtatgtttttgtctctgggtaatgttttttaggttaatttgtaaatgagctctatttaattggcttaaaaaaggtaagcacttacaaatcaaataattctaaattaaacaataaattccaggttcaggtgaactgggaaatattcagtattaaatacctgatattaatgttttttgttgacctatctaatatagacatgtcttagagtaattaacatcaagtagaatattttcattgtacctaggtttaatatgagttaaatattatacctattataagtttgtcaacaaagaaattacctcgagtgaaaaaacttctaaaaaatgtaaatgaggtatgagtttatatataaactctattaagaataattattctttaaaaatatctgtctacaatagtCTCCCCAGATTggcgtaacttgaatttctaagggttgtgctaaactaagtattgaaagtctattaaataattaggtcatttccaaatgaaatagattttgaaacacttactactaaacactgatttctttttacagaaaaactaaagagatttgggactataaatgaataatgtttgatgccatcctaaaatgttttaaaaaagcaagggttttagaaattatcactggtatttatgcttaccaatctataaaatgctaatataaaagttagctcttggttgctaaagggaagcaggaagtgtgctttcagtaaaaaaaaaggtaaaaaaatactaaaaagagttatgcatgatcaagattttctaaaattagattacacttagttaaataaatagattttgtttaaaatgacacggtcataagaaaactggttagagctaattaggtccaagatggcggagctgactttcactagaccttgaacCTTGGTATTTGctcccattgtgacatatcaacaagctaaatgatacacccatcaacattgactgaatctgaccaaatgttctaaagcttttaattgatcttttcaataaaacttcctaaattgaattcttttgaagtttctttgacatctagctaactttggggtgtttcagagggcccctgaaacatcccaaagagagatattaaactgtttatttggttggttaaattacatgaaaaagattatcaaatgagtaataaatccgctcatgttataatgtatgaaaagttactaatacagatatcctagaaattatatagagttcttaacattttgatatgtcttggtattctgatgaaaaacctgatgacttcacaaaagttaacaaaggactgaatgaaccagcgaatatgcttataacttttatggtttctatctgtgAAATTACAGGTTTAAATTGTGTATTTTCCAGGAACAGAAAAAACCTTCCTcttaaactaattataaaaataatttggtaaaattacacaTTATAAACAAGACAattgtattttctctctatctgactcctccagaaatttaaaactcttaagtttccagtaagtttatcaaatgagctaaaaaggttatctcactaacaggtacaaaaatctcaaggaatttttgagaccttaaagaaaagagttcacctagatttattaggcaaaatctgtgataagcctttggtgtgagtttcccagtcctgttttatattaaaagttcagtctgagatcctataagtgtttcagcaaaataaaaagtctatgatcaattctgttatgtgatattaatgtaaaagtttgtttctgaagcttgtctcagtaatctatctttggacgaagatcagatgcctcataacctgcaaccaggactgaaaaaagacataatttaagagactgtctccaacctggatggaaagactttttatcaggtactcttaactagctcatacagaataaaactgaagggaaattaactcttagattaattcccatttccaaaggcccctacactggattggtctatagagaagacagctgacctgatctcaccttaaaatgatgctcaaacaagaaaaactacagtacaccaggatgagaagacaacgacatcagaggtagacagcttgtccaagataccggacctgattcgtatgatcgtttatagtgttctcttgacttcttagacctttgtatataaatcaaatgcttttctatcataggcctgatactatgctagttt includes these proteins:
- the LOC122445457 gene encoding uncharacterized protein LOC122445457 yields the protein MGLTASKPDPQYSTPLECLLANLQTLRLKRDIRPKQLTFLCSQAWPQYSLDNGSQWPATGTLDFDVLRDLDNYCRRTGKWSEVPYVQAFWVLRSRPILCTKCAPSQILLIMAPPTPPSRAKPTPPASESSAFSVPPEDLVAPPPYASPTAPSPSSLVPTPSPSTPAPPTSSPSSPAPPNPSPSNPTLASFAPVPAPEASPPAPDSPAINPILYPPLPPVTPFSSLVSSHTCSHSNPPGASPPPPPAPLLPLRQVAGAEGLAQVHVPFSLQDLAQIEAKLGSFSSNPTQYIKQFTGLTRAYALTWLDIYVILGSTTTPEERQAIWTAARAKADQRHSANPSPERPPGAQAVPDTDPDWNYQEGGGGQLRVRYMIECLLDGMETSSHKVVNLLKLDEVTQGPDENPAMFLNRLTEALVQYTRLSPESPIGAATLANHFISQSAPDIRKKLAKAEDGPQTPIRDLVKMAFKVYNAREETAEASQKARLKQEAEFQASLLNQQTQALIAALRLAAGSGSQDPPPGACFKCGQEGHWAKMCPNPRPPSKPCPLCKQRGHWASDCPQASRAPTSRGRRPERPRETSCPPPAFELLSFDDG